Within the Arthrobacter sp. UKPF54-2 genome, the region CTGACCACACGCGGGTCCGCGGATTCACGCCGCGGACGCCGCCCGCGGCGCAAGGAGGAACCTCATGTGGTGGCAGGACTTGTTGTGGGGCGTCTGGAACGGAATCACGGCCTGGATTGTGCTGATTGCGCATGTGTTCGGGGCGTGGAATGAGTTCCCCTTCTACAACACGGGGCGGGCCGGGAACTGGTACGACTTCGGCTTCTTGCTGGGAATGGGTTCTCCGCTGCTCGGCAGCCTGGGACGAAGGCGGCGCTGACTCCCCGGCCGGTCCCCTGCGTCCGGCGCCGGTTCAGAGCCGGATCTCGTCTTCCGGCGACAGCTGCGGCCCCGGCGGAGCGGTGAAGGACATCTTGAGGATGAAATGACCCTCGGCGCAGTTCCGCGCAATGATCGCCCCGGCCTCCCCCGCCAGCTTCACGCCGAACTGCAGTTCCAGATGCTCGGGCGCCAGTTCCCGCATCACGTCCGCGGCGGCCCTCGCCGCCGGCCGTACGGCGGCCAGGGCATCTTCGAGCCTCCGGCCGGCATCGAGGATGCCGAGTTCGTTGCGGGCAGGCCGCTCGACGCCGAAGCTGCCTTCGTCGACCTCGACCAGCACCGTTCCGGACCCGACCTCGTAGCGCAGGATTTCCGTCATGGGTTGCTCCCTTCACGCCTGCCAGCCAGTGCCTCGTCCAGCCAGGTCCGCAGGGCGGCAGCCGGCGGCGCTCCGGTTTGCCGCGCAACCACTTTGCCGCCGGTGATCACCAGCATCGTGGGAATGGCCTGCACGTCGAAACGCCGGGAAAGGCCGGGCGACTTGTCGACGTCGACCTTAACGAGCTTGACCCGGCCGGCGCGTTCCGTCGCCAGCTTGTCCAGGACCGGGCTGACCATGCGGCACGGCCCGCACCATGCCGCCCAGAAGTCGACCAGGGCAGGAACCGGGGACTGCTCGGCGATGGGGGCGAAGTCCGCGTCGCCGGCCTCCACGATCCAGGGCAGGTCCCGGCGGCATTTGCCGCACCGCGGGTGGCCGGAGGCGTCAGCGGGAATGCGGTTGGTGGTGCCGCAGTGCGGACACTTGATGAGGGCAGCGGTCACGGCCGCTCACCGCCGTTCTGTTCACCCGCAGTCATGGTTCCATGAGACGCCCCGGCCCGGGCAGGGCATAGGGCCCAAAGTCCCCACGGGCGCGAACGGCCCTCAGACAGCACTGGCCGGGCCCGTTTCCGGGTCCGGCCAGGGCTGCTGGTGCTGGGCGCTACTTGTTGCTGTCCTCGTCGACGTCGCGGTCGACACTGAGGTCGGTGTCCTCTTCGTCGAAGTCGTCTTCGTCCAGCTCGACGTCCTCGGGGATGTCGCTCTTGTACGGGTCGGCGTCGCCGGCGTGCTTGGCGCTCGCCGCGAGGGCTGCCACCTCGGCGTCGCGCTTCTTGGCCTCCCGCAGCAGTTCCTCAAGGTTCGAGGCGACCACGGGGATCTG harbors:
- a CDS encoding CU044_2847 family protein → MTEILRYEVGSGTVLVEVDEGSFGVERPARNELGILDAGRRLEDALAAVRPAARAAADVMRELAPEHLELQFGVKLAGEAGAIIARNCAEGHFILKMSFTAPPGPQLSPEDEIRL
- the trxA gene encoding thioredoxin; translation: MTAALIKCPHCGTTNRIPADASGHPRCGKCRRDLPWIVEAGDADFAPIAEQSPVPALVDFWAAWCGPCRMVSPVLDKLATERAGRVKLVKVDVDKSPGLSRRFDVQAIPTMLVITGGKVVARQTGAPPAAALRTWLDEALAGRREGSNP